CTCATTCTCGTATTCTTCTCTTCGAAAGGCCCTCACTACCCTGACACCCAGGAGATTTTCTCTCACGACTCTGTTGACCTCGTCGGTGCTCTCTTGAATCTTTCGAAAAAGAGGATTCCCTTTCTTAGTGAGCCACACAAAGAGGAGAACGATGGGAGGTATCAAAAAGATCAAAACGGAAGAAAGCTTCACGTTGATAGACACTGCCATGACTATTCCACCCACAAAGAGAAGAGGCGCTCTGACAACGATCCTGAGAAGCATCATCACCAAGTTTTGAAGCTGCGTGACGTCGTTGGTGAGACGCGTTATCAAAGATGAAGTGTGGAATCTGTTCACATTGGAAATAGAAAAACTCAGAACTTTTCTGAAGAGATCTCGCCTCAAGTCGGCTCCAAAGTTCTGACTGGCGTAGCTCGCAAAGACCGTGCAGCCTATTCCTCCCACCGCACCTATCAGTGCCACTATCAACATGAGGATCCCTGTTTTCAAAACCAGAGAAAAGTCTCCACGCGCGATTCCTTCGTCGACGATACGTGCCAAAAGAGTGGGTTGTGAAAGATCACATATCACTTCTACAACCATGAAAAGCGGTGCGAGAACGGCGAATAGCCAGTAAGGTTTTAAATATCTGGCGAGTGTTTTCATTTCGAGTTTTTCCCTCCGTAGATGATGTTGTATACGTTCCTTTCAAAGTCTTCCGTGGCGTGTTTTAATTTCTTCTTTTGTTCCGGTGTGAGATCTTTCGCGTTTTTGAAAATCACATCCACTACATTTCTCAAGGAAAGACCACAAATTTCAGAAAAGACTCTGAATCTCTCTGCGAAATCCAGTGCCTTCTTGATTTCCTCTTTGTGTTCTTCCAGGTACTTTCTCCCCTTATCAGTCAAACGGTAAACCTTTCTTTTCCCCTCGTTGTATGTTTCGATGTATTTCTGCTTCCTGAGGGAAGAGAGTATCGGGTAGAGCGCACCAGGACTCGGAGGCTCTGCCCCTATTATCTGGGAGATCTTCTTCATTATGTAGTACCCATGAGAGGGTTGTTGAGAAATTATGTGAAGAACCAGAAATTTCAGATGCCCTTTCGTATCTCTCATACTGTCACCAGATATATCTATAGAGTTATGATTTTCAACAAGAATTATACCGGATTTCTGGAATATCTCAAAACACCATTTCGGAAAAATTCTTGAGGATCTTCATCTCATCAAAGACATCCAAGATGGTGAACCTGTCCCTTATGGTGTTTGCGAGACGTACAACTCTTGACAGAAAGTCTTTGCTGTAACTGTTGATCACTGAGTTCACATCTATAGTCTCAAGAGTTCTTTTGAGATGGGGGAAAAACTCCCAGTAAATATCCTCCAATGGTTCTCCGACTATATCTGCTTCGATTTTTGGGAATTTCTTCTCAGCGTATGTTTTTAAAAATTCTTCTACTTTTCTTTCTTCGAAGAGCTCAAGAAGTTCTTTCCTTCTTTCCTCAATGGAGTAGTCTTTTAGAGGTATCTCTTTCTTCTCTACAAGTGCCTCGTACGCCTTCATCGAAACAAAAACTCCTATCATCACTGTCAAGCCATGGAAAGGAGGCATCTCCCCTTTTTCTTCGTGAAACATCTCTATCAGATGGGAAACCATGTGTTCTGCACCGGACGCCGGCCTTGAATTTCCCATGATGACCATGTTGATTCCTGAAACAAGATGGGCCTCCATGAGTGTTTTGATGGCATTTCTTTCCCTGTTGAGAATGTCTTTTGACTTCAAAAGAATTTCTTTCAACAGATCTTTCATGTCGTTCCAGACGAAGTCACAGATGTATTCACCCGTAACGATATGTGAGAGAATCCAATCCATTCTTGCGGGAATCTTGGCAACAATGTCTCCTACACCAGCCCTCAAAAGGTCCATTGGTGCGTTTCTCAACACCTCGATATCTAAAAGGATTCTCCTGGGGGGAATCGCCATGAAGGTCTTTTTCACACCGTTCACCAGGATGGGCGCCACGGTGGAAGTATAAGCATCCACAGAAGGCGCTGTAGGAACACACGAGAAACGCTTTCCAGAAAGATATGCCGCGTATCTTGCTATGTCTGTGAGGCTGCCAGATCCAATCGATACGATCTCTGGGAAATCTCCAGATGCTTTCACTATTTTTTCAACGTTTTCCATCGTTGCAAGGGGTCTTCTCTCGTTGAAAACGAAAGACCGCTTCCCGGGCAAGTCCACCAGGGAAGCGGTGTTCAGGTCTGCTATGAAAAACGCATCCGAAAAAACATCCGGTGCCTCTCTTATGGATGCCTCCAGGATTTCTATATTCGGAACCTCATGAGTTTTCCCGCAACTGCACTCGAAGGTTTTTCCCAGGATATCCTTCATCCCTCACAACCTCGCCATCAGGTCTTTTGTTCTCTCATAGAGCTCTCTGTATATTTCGTAGTACCTGTCGTAGATCTTCTTGTTCTCCGGATCTGGCTCCACGGGATCTCTGTATTTCACCCACTCTTTTATTCTCTCGGGCTTGTCTATAACGCCTGTTCCGAGTCCCGCAAGGAAGGCATCTCCGTAAGGAGCCTCCACAAGGCTTGCAACCTGCCTCATTTTGAAACCGGTGACATCCGCGAATATTTTAACCCACACGGAAGATTTGGAAACACCACCGACGATCCAGCATTCGTCGTTCAGTTTCAAACCAGCTTTCAAACCCTCTTCCATGTTGTGTCTCAGGGCATACGCTCCTCCTTCCATTAGTGCCCTGTAGAGGTGTGCTCTCTTGTGATAGAGAGTGACCCCAAAGAACACACCCCTTGCGGTAGGATCCCATATCGGAGATCTTTCACCCATGAAGTATGGAAGAACGATGATACCCTCGCTTCCAGCAGGGATGTTTGCTACCTCCTTGTCAAAGAGCTGGTACGGTGAGATGCCAGTTCTTTCACCGACGATTGTCTCGCTCTCACCGAACTGTTCTTTAAACCACCTGGCGAGAGCCCCCGTTGTAGCGGACCCTCCAAATGTGTAGATCCTTTCAGTGTCGTAAACCACATAAGGATAATTCACAAGCCCGAAAGCCAGTTTCGAACCATCGTGGACCGTTCCCCAGCAGGTGGAAGTACCCACCATCGCAACGTGTTCTCCCTCCTCAAGTGCACCGGCAGAAAGCTGGGCAACTGGAGCGTCTATTCCACCGGCCACTACGGGTGTTCCCTCAAGGAGTCCGCACAATTCTGAAGCTTCTTTCGTCACTCTTCCAACCACGTCAGAAGACTTCACTATTCTCTCGGGGAGAAACTCAATTGGTATTCCGAGAACATCGCACATCTCCTTGGACCAGGTGAGCTTTCTGATGTCAAAAACACCACCCAGGTTTCCAGCAGAGGAATAGTCGATGACAACTTCTCCCGTCATTTGATAGATCACGTAGTCCTTAGGAGTGATGAACTTGTAGATCTTTTCCCAGATCTCTGGTTCGTTGTTTCTGATCCACATGATTTTCGTAAAGCCAAAGTACGAATCCACGTAATTTCCTGTGATTTCGAAGAGCTTTTCCTTGGGAACGTTCTGTTTCACCCACTCCGTCTCTTTCACCGCTCTTCTGTCCATCCAGATGAGGCAGGGTCTGAGGGGTTGCATGTTCCTGTCAACTGGAATGCCCGATCCACCGTAGAGCCCGCTAATGGCAATCCCAGCTATTTCTTTCTTCGATACCCCAGATTTCTCCACCACTTCTTTTACAGTTTCAAAGACTGCTTTAACCCAGACATCAGGCCACTGTTCTGCCCAGTTTGGTTTTGGAGTTATGACTTCGTACTCTCTGAAAGCCTCAGCGAGTACTTCTCCTTTTTCGTTCACAATGACGGATTTCGTCCCCTGAGTTCCTATATCACTTCCGATGAGGTACATGTTCCCCCTCCTCACTTCTGACCGTACT
Above is a genomic segment from Thermotoga sp. Mc24 containing:
- a CDS encoding PadR family transcriptional regulator; its protein translation is MRDTKGHLKFLVLHIISQQPSHGYYIMKKISQIIGAEPPSPGALYPILSSLRKQKYIETYNEGKRKVYRLTDKGRKYLEEHKEEIKKALDFAERFRVFSEICGLSLRNVVDVIFKNAKDLTPEQKKKLKHATEDFERNVYNIIYGGKNSK
- a CDS encoding sn-glycerol-1-phosphate dehydrogenase translates to MKDILGKTFECSCGKTHEVPNIEILEASIREAPDVFSDAFFIADLNTASLVDLPGKRSFVFNERRPLATMENVEKIVKASGDFPEIVSIGSGSLTDIARYAAYLSGKRFSCVPTAPSVDAYTSTVAPILVNGVKKTFMAIPPRRILLDIEVLRNAPMDLLRAGVGDIVAKIPARMDWILSHIVTGEYICDFVWNDMKDLLKEILLKSKDILNRERNAIKTLMEAHLVSGINMVIMGNSRPASGAEHMVSHLIEMFHEEKGEMPPFHGLTVMIGVFVSMKAYEALVEKKEIPLKDYSIEERRKELLELFEERKVEEFLKTYAEKKFPKIEADIVGEPLEDIYWEFFPHLKRTLETIDVNSVINSYSKDFLSRVVRLANTIRDRFTILDVFDEMKILKNFSEMVF
- a CDS encoding FGGY-family carbohydrate kinase produces the protein MYLIGSDIGTQGTKSVIVNEKGEVLAEAFREYEVITPKPNWAEQWPDVWVKAVFETVKEVVEKSGVSKKEIAGIAISGLYGGSGIPVDRNMQPLRPCLIWMDRRAVKETEWVKQNVPKEKLFEITGNYVDSYFGFTKIMWIRNNEPEIWEKIYKFITPKDYVIYQMTGEVVIDYSSAGNLGGVFDIRKLTWSKEMCDVLGIPIEFLPERIVKSSDVVGRVTKEASELCGLLEGTPVVAGGIDAPVAQLSAGALEEGEHVAMVGTSTCWGTVHDGSKLAFGLVNYPYVVYDTERIYTFGGSATTGALARWFKEQFGESETIVGERTGISPYQLFDKEVANIPAGSEGIIVLPYFMGERSPIWDPTARGVFFGVTLYHKRAHLYRALMEGGAYALRHNMEEGLKAGLKLNDECWIVGGVSKSSVWVKIFADVTGFKMRQVASLVEAPYGDAFLAGLGTGVIDKPERIKEWVKYRDPVEPDPENKKIYDRYYEIYRELYERTKDLMARL